One genomic segment of Allocatelliglobosispora scoriae includes these proteins:
- a CDS encoding sigma-70 family RNA polymerase sigma factor — MRDDEDFDAFYAATSRRVLAHVSIMVGRQAEAEDAVAEAYLRAWNRWHRIRHYDNPEAWVRQVAYRLAVSTWRKAVNRLYAHRRDHADQHIDGLSPDHVVIVEALRRIPAEQRRVIVLHHLVDLTVAEIHRETGIPIGTVTTWLSRGRRAMADYLTDSDNQATGRRNRDV, encoded by the coding sequence ATGCGTGACGACGAGGACTTCGACGCCTTCTACGCGGCGACATCGCGCCGGGTGCTCGCCCACGTCTCCATCATGGTGGGCCGCCAGGCCGAGGCCGAGGACGCCGTCGCGGAGGCCTACCTCAGGGCGTGGAACCGGTGGCACCGGATCCGGCACTACGACAACCCCGAGGCGTGGGTACGCCAGGTGGCCTACCGCCTCGCCGTCAGCACCTGGCGCAAGGCGGTGAACCGCCTCTACGCCCATCGCCGCGACCATGCCGACCAGCACATCGACGGGCTCAGCCCGGATCATGTGGTGATCGTCGAGGCGCTCCGCCGGATCCCCGCCGAACAGCGCAGGGTCATCGTCCTGCATCATCTCGTCGACCTCACCGTGGCCGAGATCCATCGCGAGACCGGCATCCCGATCGGGACCGTCACCACCTGGCTGAGCCGCGGCCGCCGCGCCATGGCCGATTATCTGACCGACAGCGACAACCAAGCGACGGGGCGGAGGAACCGCGATGTCTGA
- a CDS encoding helix-turn-helix domain-containing protein, which yields MSQVSQPGVNEFARRLRALRTARGITQRDLAGDDLSVSYVSLLESGRRNPTADVVRLLATRLGCQPDELLGTIDGGDTRPPELSVRFGELALEAGRGDAARTHFETALAIAHLSPILRTAATIGLARALEADGRLEEAAKAYEALVQEAVRTTGLTASLGIMVSWCRCLRELGELERVVEIGSGTMQQLDRLNAWESEAAIQLLVTIASAHVELGDYSQAERLLQEGLQRAERMRSPRARASVLWNASEVASERGKHWQALELAEEALSYFRHGSDQRSALRLLAAYGYLLLHQDPPRPAEAREALEEALSGLTIGFDRGYVLTELSRAHLLEGDLDLAADTARESLRELGAEPALERARAQTALGAALAAKGDRKSAKVIFAEAADALTGLKATRQAARVWAELGDLLAEFGDHRGAVTALRQATAALHIGPKPKP from the coding sequence ATGAGTCAAGTCAGTCAACCGGGTGTAAACGAGTTCGCCCGTCGGCTGCGCGCCCTTCGAACCGCCCGCGGCATCACCCAGCGCGATCTCGCCGGAGACGACCTCTCGGTCAGCTACGTGTCGCTGCTGGAGTCCGGGCGCCGCAACCCGACCGCCGATGTGGTGAGGCTGCTCGCCACCCGGCTGGGGTGCCAGCCCGACGAGCTGCTCGGCACCATCGACGGCGGCGACACCCGCCCGCCGGAGCTCAGCGTCCGATTCGGAGAGCTGGCCCTCGAGGCGGGCCGGGGCGACGCGGCCCGCACCCACTTCGAGACCGCTCTCGCCATCGCGCACCTGAGCCCGATCCTGCGTACCGCCGCCACGATCGGCCTGGCCCGCGCGCTCGAAGCCGACGGACGCCTCGAGGAGGCCGCCAAGGCATACGAGGCGCTCGTCCAGGAGGCCGTGCGCACCACCGGCCTCACCGCCTCGCTGGGCATCATGGTCAGCTGGTGCCGCTGCCTGCGGGAGCTCGGCGAGCTCGAGCGCGTGGTGGAGATCGGCTCGGGCACGATGCAGCAGCTCGACCGGCTCAACGCCTGGGAGTCCGAGGCGGCGATCCAGCTCCTGGTCACCATCGCCTCGGCGCACGTGGAGCTCGGCGACTACTCGCAGGCCGAGCGGCTGCTGCAGGAGGGGCTGCAGCGCGCCGAGCGGATGCGGTCGCCCCGGGCCCGCGCCTCCGTCCTGTGGAACGCCAGCGAGGTCGCCAGCGAGCGCGGAAAGCACTGGCAGGCGCTGGAGCTGGCCGAGGAGGCCCTGTCCTACTTCCGCCACGGCAGCGATCAGCGCAGCGCGCTGCGGCTGCTCGCCGCCTACGGCTACCTGCTCCTGCACCAGGACCCGCCCCGCCCCGCCGAGGCACGCGAGGCGCTCGAGGAAGCCCTGTCGGGCCTGACGATCGGCTTCGACCGCGGCTATGTGCTGACCGAGCTCTCGCGCGCGCACCTGCTGGAGGGCGACCTCGACCTCGCCGCCGACACGGCCCGGGAATCGCTGCGGGAGCTCGGTGCGGAGCCCGCGCTGGAGCGCGCCCGGGCACAGACCGCGCTCGGTGCCGCCCTCGCGGCGAAGGGCGACAGGAAGTCCGCCAAAGTCATCTTCGCCGAAGCCGCCGACGCCCTGACCGGGCTCAAGGCCACCCGCCAGGCGGCACGGGTCTGGGCCGAGCTCGGCGACCTGCTCGCGGAGTTCGGCGACCACAGGGGCGCGGTCACCGCACTGCGCCAGGCCACCGCCGCGCTCCACATCGGCCCCAAGCCCAAGCCCTGA
- a CDS encoding AbfB domain-containing protein: protein MFISLESLNVPNRFVRHAGFLAELSPIVSDTDRHDATFQLVPGLSDSRLVSFASYNYGNSVLRHQDYRVRLGERQADDLFHQDSTFVMTPGLADPTAVSFRSVNFPDRYLRHRDLHIYIDPITDDAGRRDATFRVGPGFLPQFTFDASISAADTVTLVDRHRAAVASLAACTRLAGDEKLKVLRTYEKAINHRTITTPGVNASAQVGGSYLNVNFGVLFPQGGDEIAQTLLHEMAHCAGYTHPSRRDPDWSLGQSCDDPAPRPFDCPGDNGPYYGTPPLRAEFCIAGVQSDAQLRVDRKAAGERCEIDPDGLATLSA, encoded by the coding sequence ATGTTCATCTCTCTGGAGTCCCTCAACGTTCCGAACCGCTTCGTCCGGCATGCGGGCTTCCTGGCGGAGCTGTCGCCGATCGTGTCGGACACCGACCGCCACGACGCGACGTTCCAACTGGTGCCGGGCCTGTCCGACAGCCGGCTGGTCTCCTTCGCCTCGTACAACTACGGCAACTCCGTGCTGCGGCACCAGGATTACCGGGTACGGCTGGGGGAGCGGCAAGCCGACGATCTGTTCCACCAGGATTCCACGTTCGTCATGACACCGGGGCTCGCCGATCCGACGGCGGTCTCGTTCCGCTCGGTGAACTTCCCGGACCGGTACCTGCGGCACCGCGATCTCCACATCTACATCGACCCGATCACCGACGACGCCGGACGCCGCGACGCGACCTTCCGGGTCGGGCCGGGCTTCCTGCCGCAGTTCACCTTCGACGCCTCGATCTCGGCCGCCGACACGGTGACGCTCGTCGACCGGCACCGGGCGGCGGTCGCGAGCCTGGCCGCGTGCACCAGGCTCGCCGGTGACGAGAAGCTCAAGGTGCTGCGCACCTACGAGAAGGCGATCAACCATCGGACCATCACGACGCCGGGGGTGAACGCCAGCGCGCAGGTGGGGGGTTCGTATCTCAACGTCAACTTCGGCGTCCTCTTCCCCCAGGGCGGCGATGAGATCGCGCAGACGCTGCTGCACGAGATGGCGCACTGCGCCGGATACACCCACCCCAGCCGGCGCGACCCCGACTGGAGTCTCGGGCAGAGCTGCGACGATCCGGCACCCCGACCGTTCGACTGCCCTGGCGACAACGGGCCGTACTACGGCACGCCGCCGCTGCGGGCCGAGTTCTGCATCGCCGGCGTACAGAGCGATGCGCAGCTGCGGGTCGACCGGAAGGCCGCAGGCGAGCGCTGCGAGATCGACCCGGACGGGTTGGCGACGCTGAGCGCCTAA
- a CDS encoding RNA polymerase sigma-70 factor, which yields MIDVFDENRRLLFSVAYRMTGSVADAEDIVQDAWLRWSAVEAAAVEQPKAYLVKTVTNLALNQLTSARARRESYVGPWLPEPLLTSPDTAEEVEMAESVSMAMLVVLETLSPLERAVFLLREVFGYDHAEIAEMLGREESAVRQLAHRAREHVRARRPRYDADPATRAQVVERFRAACAGGDLAEVMAVLAPDVTVWSDGGGIVSAARRPVVGADHVGRWIVGVLGKVEGQEFTARLAEINGELGVLFVLGGVPIGTVSLEVDGDRIAALRIVINPEKMRGVTGQG from the coding sequence ATGATCGACGTCTTCGACGAGAACCGGCGGCTGCTCTTCTCCGTCGCCTACCGGATGACGGGCAGTGTCGCCGACGCGGAGGACATCGTCCAGGACGCCTGGCTGCGCTGGTCCGCGGTGGAGGCGGCGGCGGTGGAGCAGCCGAAGGCGTACCTGGTGAAGACCGTGACGAACCTGGCGCTCAACCAGCTCACCTCGGCCCGCGCGCGGCGCGAGTCCTACGTCGGGCCGTGGCTGCCCGAACCGCTGCTGACCAGCCCCGACACCGCCGAGGAGGTGGAGATGGCCGAATCGGTCTCGATGGCGATGCTCGTCGTGCTGGAGACGCTGTCCCCGCTGGAGCGGGCCGTCTTCCTGCTGCGGGAGGTCTTCGGCTACGACCACGCCGAGATCGCCGAGATGCTCGGCCGGGAGGAGAGCGCGGTCCGCCAGCTCGCCCACCGCGCCCGCGAGCACGTGCGGGCGCGGCGCCCCCGCTACGACGCGGATCCGGCGACCCGGGCGCAGGTGGTGGAGCGGTTCCGGGCCGCGTGCGCCGGCGGCGACCTCGCCGAGGTGATGGCGGTGCTCGCACCCGACGTGACGGTCTGGTCCGACGGCGGCGGCATCGTCTCCGCGGCCCGGCGGCCGGTCGTCGGCGCGGACCACGTCGGGCGCTGGATCGTCGGCGTGCTCGGCAAGGTCGAGGGGCAGGAGTTCACCGCGCGGCTCGCCGAGATCAACGGCGAGCTGGGGGTCCTGTTCGTGCTGGGTGGGGTACCGATCGGCACGGTCAGCCTGGAGGTCGACGGCGACCGGATCGCCGCGCTGCGGATCGTGATCAACCCGGAGAAGATGCGAGGTGTCACCGGGCAGGGCTGA
- a CDS encoding MerR family transcriptional regulator — MSYSIGRVAEVAHVTVRTLHHYDEIGLLSPSGRTAAGYRRYSDGDLQRLQQILLYRELGFSLEEIAKILDDPDLDLQAHLRRQHELLSERADRIQSMIAAVEFALEASRVGIQLTPEERFEVFGDVDPDQYADEARERWGDTDAYQQSQRRVATYTKEDWQRIQGEAAKLLDDFAAAMRAGLAPDSPEAMALAEEHRRQISASYYDCSYEIQTGLAEMYLADERFTAHYEQHTVGMARYVHDAILANAIDKA; from the coding sequence ATGAGCTACAGCATCGGCCGCGTCGCCGAGGTGGCCCACGTGACCGTACGCACACTGCACCACTACGACGAGATCGGCCTGCTCAGCCCGAGCGGGCGGACCGCGGCAGGCTACCGGCGCTACTCCGACGGCGATCTGCAGCGGCTGCAGCAGATCCTGCTCTACCGGGAGCTGGGGTTCTCCCTCGAGGAGATCGCGAAGATCCTGGACGACCCGGACCTGGACCTCCAGGCACACCTGCGCCGCCAGCACGAGCTGCTGTCGGAGCGGGCGGACCGGATCCAGTCCATGATCGCGGCAGTCGAGTTCGCATTGGAGGCGAGCAGAGTGGGGATCCAACTGACCCCGGAAGAGCGGTTCGAGGTCTTCGGCGACGTCGACCCCGACCAGTACGCCGACGAGGCCCGCGAGCGCTGGGGCGACACCGATGCCTACCAGCAGTCGCAGCGCCGGGTCGCGACATACACCAAGGAGGACTGGCAGCGTATCCAGGGCGAGGCGGCGAAGCTCCTCGACGACTTCGCCGCCGCCATGCGGGCCGGGCTCGCGCCGGACTCCCCCGAGGCGATGGCCCTCGCGGAGGAGCACCGGCGGCAGATCTCGGCGTCGTACTACGACTGCAGTTACGAGATCCAGACCGGCCTGGCGGAGATGTACCTCGCCGACGAGCGCTTCACGGCCCACTACGAGCAGCACACGGTGGGAATGGCGCGCTACGTCCACGACGCCATCCTCGCCAACGCCATCGACAAGGCCTAA
- the lysS gene encoding lysine--tRNA ligase: MAGGGTQDWAARAADQVLAAAIPGKQLTVASGISPSGPIHLGNLREVMVPHAVAEELRSRGHDCRHLLSWDDYDRLRKVPAGLPAGFAEYIGRPLTAVPDPCGEHASWAEHFQTPFRAALADLGVAVTETSQSIRYAEGAYAGPTLLAMRRRAEIDAILARYRTLHRTGEPDEDYYPFKPYCPACGRDTTSVTAFDDESTHLAFDCACGHTGAGLLAEVAGKLVWKVDWPMRWAYEGVDFEAAGADHSSPGSSFTVGSQVVAEVFGGRPPAYLAYSFVGTSGSAKMSGSAGGAPTPADALEIMEPQLLRWLYGRRRPNQAITVAFDAEIGRLYDEWDALTRRVRAGSADEVELAAYTRASATSARTLPTTPVTVPFRTLASIVDVTTGDPAQLRRVLADLAPGDLADFRPRLDRAAAWVTTQVPAAERTRVRGGPDTELLASLGDADRHALKLLADGLAASWSLDGLTALVYGVPKLQLGLPLDTAPTPELKAAQRAFFVLVYRLLVGRDTGPRLPTLLLAVGADRVRTLLSS, encoded by the coding sequence ATGGCCGGCGGCGGGACACAGGACTGGGCGGCCCGCGCAGCGGACCAGGTGCTCGCGGCGGCGATCCCGGGCAAGCAGCTCACGGTCGCCTCCGGCATCAGCCCGAGCGGCCCGATCCACCTGGGCAACCTGCGCGAGGTGATGGTGCCGCACGCCGTCGCCGAGGAGCTGCGCAGCCGCGGCCACGACTGCCGCCACCTGCTCTCCTGGGACGACTACGACCGCCTCCGCAAGGTCCCGGCCGGGCTGCCCGCGGGCTTCGCCGAGTACATCGGCCGCCCCCTCACCGCCGTCCCGGACCCGTGCGGCGAGCACGCCAGCTGGGCCGAGCACTTCCAGACCCCGTTCCGGGCCGCGCTCGCCGACCTCGGCGTCGCGGTCACCGAGACGAGCCAATCCATCCGGTACGCCGAGGGCGCCTACGCCGGGCCGACGCTGCTCGCGATGCGCCGCCGTGCCGAGATCGACGCGATCCTCGCCCGCTACCGCACCCTGCACCGCACCGGCGAACCCGACGAGGACTACTACCCGTTCAAGCCCTACTGCCCCGCCTGCGGGCGCGACACCACGTCGGTCACCGCGTTCGACGACGAATCGACGCACCTCGCCTTCGACTGCGCCTGCGGCCACACCGGTGCCGGGCTGCTCGCCGAGGTGGCGGGCAAGCTGGTGTGGAAGGTCGACTGGCCGATGCGCTGGGCGTACGAGGGGGTCGACTTCGAGGCCGCCGGTGCCGACCACTCCTCCCCGGGGTCCAGCTTCACCGTCGGGTCGCAGGTCGTCGCCGAGGTCTTCGGCGGGCGGCCGCCGGCATACCTGGCCTACTCGTTCGTCGGGACCAGCGGCTCGGCGAAGATGAGCGGCTCGGCGGGTGGCGCGCCGACCCCGGCGGACGCCCTGGAGATCATGGAGCCGCAGCTGCTGCGCTGGCTCTACGGCAGGCGCCGGCCGAACCAGGCGATCACGGTGGCGTTCGACGCCGAGATCGGGCGCCTCTACGACGAGTGGGACGCCCTGACCCGCCGGGTGCGGGCCGGGTCCGCCGACGAGGTGGAGCTGGCGGCGTACACCCGGGCGAGCGCGACCTCCGCGCGGACGCTGCCCACCACACCGGTGACCGTGCCGTTCCGCACCCTCGCCTCCATCGTGGACGTGACCACCGGCGACCCGGCGCAGCTCCGCCGGGTCCTCGCCGACCTCGCACCGGGCGACCTGGCGGACTTCCGGCCGCGCCTGGACCGGGCGGCGGCCTGGGTGACGACGCAGGTCCCGGCGGCCGAGCGCACCCGCGTGCGCGGCGGGCCCGACACGGAGCTGCTGGCGTCGCTCGGCGACGCGGACCGGCACGCGCTGAAACTGCTCGCCGACGGCCTGGCCGCGAGCTGGTCGCTCGACGGGCTCACCGCGCTCGTCTACGGCGTGCCGAAGCTCCAGCTCGGGCTGCCCCTGGACACCGCGCCGACGCCGGAGCTCAAGGCCGCCCAGCGGGCCTTCTTCGTGCTCGTCTACCGGCTGCTCGTCGGCCGAGACACCGGCCCCCGCCTGCCCACGCTCCTGCTCGCCGTCGGCGCCGACCGGGTCCGCACCCTCCTGTCGTCCTGA
- a CDS encoding RICIN domain-containing protein: MSKVRSVVATVALAIVATLSLSAAPAQAVPPEIPVPPHGHVYNGASPRCLDSGVPAFSQLWTCSTSTYQNWTLTRLGTIRGQSPAGCLDAGAGTNGTGVPLVACSGSLSQKWTWNGSTIVSQSSGRCLDADLATIGSGGTKVQLWDCAGGTNQQWYFEFS, from the coding sequence GTGAGCAAAGTCAGATCAGTCGTGGCGACCGTCGCCCTGGCGATCGTCGCGACGCTTTCCCTGTCAGCCGCACCGGCACAGGCGGTGCCGCCGGAGATCCCCGTCCCGCCGCACGGCCACGTCTACAACGGAGCCAGCCCGCGCTGCCTCGACTCGGGCGTGCCGGCCTTCTCGCAGCTCTGGACGTGCAGCACCAGCACCTACCAGAACTGGACACTCACCCGCCTCGGCACGATCCGCGGGCAATCGCCGGCGGGCTGCCTCGACGCCGGCGCGGGCACCAACGGAACGGGCGTGCCGCTCGTCGCCTGCAGCGGCTCGCTCAGCCAGAAGTGGACCTGGAACGGCAGCACCATCGTCAGCCAGTCCAGCGGCCGGTGCCTCGACGCCGACCTCGCCACCATCGGCTCCGGCGGCACCAAGGTGCAGCTCTGGGACTGCGCCGGCGGCACCAACCAGCAGTGGTATTTCGAGTTCTCCTGA
- a CDS encoding NAD-dependent epimerase/dehydratase family protein, whose product MTTEKLTILLAGASGVFGREITTALTGAGHTVIGLGRAAANGVPADLLDRDGLLRAVAGTSADAVVHAATALKRPPLRHRDMAATDQLRILGTRNLLAAAREVGATRFIAESMVFGYGYGDHGDTPLAETDGWAPVQRDPALEQHVAAMRTKEELMLGAGGIALRYGLFYGGAGTDAMVQMLRKRMLPLPADGGRALPWVTLADASAAIVAALEHGRPGQAYNIADDAAVGFREMAELTAEVFGAPAPMRVPRWVPGMLGYLSVILSTNLRVDSGLAHRELHWRPSHDGARAALAEQA is encoded by the coding sequence ATGACGACAGAGAAGCTCACCATCCTGCTGGCCGGTGCGAGCGGCGTCTTCGGCCGGGAGATCACCACGGCGCTCACCGGGGCGGGGCACACCGTCATCGGGTTGGGCCGCGCAGCGGCCAACGGCGTACCGGCGGATCTGCTGGACCGCGACGGCCTGCTGCGGGCTGTGGCCGGGACCAGCGCGGACGCCGTGGTCCATGCCGCGACGGCGCTCAAGCGCCCGCCGCTGCGCCACCGCGACATGGCCGCGACAGATCAACTTCGCATTCTGGGTACGCGCAACCTGCTCGCCGCCGCCCGCGAGGTCGGAGCGACGAGGTTCATCGCGGAGTCGATGGTGTTCGGATACGGCTACGGCGATCATGGCGATACCCCGCTCGCCGAGACCGACGGCTGGGCGCCCGTGCAGCGCGATCCGGCGCTGGAGCAGCACGTCGCCGCGATGCGGACCAAGGAGGAGCTGATGCTCGGCGCCGGTGGCATCGCCCTGCGGTACGGCCTGTTCTACGGCGGCGCCGGCACCGACGCCATGGTGCAGATGCTGCGCAAACGCATGCTGCCGCTGCCCGCCGACGGCGGCCGGGCGCTGCCGTGGGTGACTCTCGCCGACGCGTCGGCGGCGATCGTGGCCGCCCTGGAGCACGGGCGGCCCGGGCAGGCCTACAACATCGCCGACGACGCGGCCGTGGGGTTCCGGGAGATGGCCGAACTCACCGCCGAGGTCTTCGGAGCGCCCGCCCCGATGCGGGTGCCCCGCTGGGTGCCGGGCATGCTGGGCTACCTGTCGGTGATCCTCTCCACCAACCTGCGCGTCGACAGCGGCCTGGCCCACCGCGAGCTCCACTGGCGCCCGAGCCACGACGGCGCCCGAGCAGCCCTCGCCGAGCAGGCATGA
- a CDS encoding MOSC domain-containing protein translates to MGELVSVNVAVPRHNPAKSTGTTGIDKRPVDGPVRLRRPGPKTTGLGSGVIGDAVYDVRHHGGDEQAVYAYAREDLDAWGAELGRELTGGMFGENLTTSGVDVNGARLGERWHVGDTVVLAVTVPRIPCDTFSHWMGEPGWTKRFTAKAVPGSYLSIVEEGEVQAGDTITVVDRPDHDVTIGLVFRALTLEPELLPLLLAADALPTDMREKIERRIG, encoded by the coding sequence ATGGGTGAACTGGTCTCCGTCAATGTCGCCGTACCCCGCCACAATCCGGCCAAGTCGACCGGCACCACCGGCATCGACAAGCGCCCCGTCGACGGCCCCGTCCGCCTGCGCCGCCCCGGCCCGAAGACGACCGGGCTCGGCAGCGGGGTCATCGGCGACGCCGTCTACGACGTCCGCCACCACGGCGGCGACGAGCAGGCCGTCTACGCCTACGCCCGCGAGGACCTCGACGCCTGGGGCGCCGAACTGGGCCGCGAGCTCACCGGCGGCATGTTCGGCGAGAACCTCACCACGTCCGGTGTGGACGTCAACGGCGCCCGCCTCGGCGAGCGCTGGCACGTCGGCGACACCGTGGTGCTCGCGGTGACCGTGCCGAGGATCCCGTGCGACACCTTCTCCCACTGGATGGGCGAGCCGGGCTGGACCAAGCGGTTCACCGCCAAGGCGGTCCCGGGCAGCTATCTCAGCATCGTCGAGGAGGGCGAGGTCCAGGCGGGTGACACCATCACCGTCGTCGACCGCCCGGACCACGACGTCACGATCGGGCTGGTGTTCCGGGCGCTGACACTCGAACCGGAGCTCCTGCCGCTGCTCCTCGCCGCCGACGCGCTCCCCACCGATATGCGGGAGAAGATCGAGCGCCGCATCGGGTGA